The genomic region CACGACGAGAATCGTCAGCCAGAGCGAGAGCTTGAGGAGACTGAGCAGAATTGCAACGAGCTGGGCCATATGTGCTTTCCTGGCCCGTCAAAGAGTGGAGCCGGAAAGCGACTTCGCCGGCGGGACGAGCATGAACGGAGTGTACCATCAAAATCGATGGAGTTAATATACTCAACGGCCTGAAGGAGAGAGAATTTCCTCCTTCAGGCCGTGGAATGATCGTGCTAAGCTGGGGTTAACCCCGACTTACGCAGCGGACTTTTTCGCGACGGAGCGGCGGCGGATGATAACGCCAAGTCCGAACACGCCGGCGAACATCGCCGCGAGGGAGGAGGGCTCAGGCACGGCGGTCAGCGTGACGCCGTCCAGCAGGGCGAATGGGGGAACGCCGTTCGGAGTGCCGGTCGCCAGGAACGAGAGGACCTCAGAGCCGGACGTTGCGGTGAAGTTGAACGTCTGGTGCTTCCAGCCGGAAAAGTCATGGCTTGGGAGAGCGGTAATGGACGTGGTGTGGCTGTCGCCGCCCAGGCTGACCGTCCACTTGTCCGTGGTGTCGCCGGTATAGCCGTACTGCTGCGCGGCCGCCCAGTCGAAACCAACCGCATATGTATGGCCTGCTTTCAGGCCCGTGATATTCTGCGTGATCGCGCCCACGTTATAGGCTCCGTCCGCGCCGACATAGTTCCCGCCGGTAGGACTGGCCGTCAGTCCGTTCGCCGAGCCGTTGGCCGGTCCCCAGAGCTTCAAATCCAGGTGTCCGTATTGGCCATCTACGCCGGGGCTGTCGGCGTCATCCTTGGTGAAAATGAAGTTGTAGCCGTCCGTCGTCCAGTAATCGGCTGAGGTGATCCCATGGTTCATCTGGCCAGGGCCGTTTGATGTTGCCTCAAAACCACCGTTCTTGACCAAATTCGTCGCGTTCGCGCTGCCCGCCAGGCTCGCCGTCAGCCCCAGCACGGCGATCGCCGCCATCATCTTCTTCGTCATTTCTATTTCTCCTGAGGAATAAATTACCATTTCGACAATTCGGGACTGACATATCGCTTTGCGACAATCATCCTTCTTCGCGGAAACGGTCGTGAGCGTGACACCTCTGTAACTGCCTGTGATAGCCATTCAACCCGAGAAATAACCAGTACTACGAACGGTGCTTTATGAATGGTCTACGTGCTCGCGACTAAGCTATAAAGACGCTGAATGAGGCCGATCCAGAGACGGATTCGCCAATTTTTGGGAATCCTTACTACAGTGCTTTAATGGAATAAGAACAATTCATATTGAATTGAGCAGAAAGCATGCAGCCGTATTAATTATACACGACATTTATGGAATTCGACGGATGAAATTGGGGAAATTGTTTTAATCACAACAAAATGTTCAATCGCTTTGTGGTGAGAGAGGCGAGGGGAGATAAACTTGGCGCCAGCAGCGGCGCAGCGTTTGCACGCCGCTATACTTTTGGTCCGGAAGCAGCGCCCAGGCTTGCTTGCTGAAGACGAGGATCTCGTCGCCGTCGCCGACGCTGTCCGATTGTTTGGGGTGCGTGCTGGCGGTCCCGGCGCAAACGACGACAAATGTGGTGTCCAAACTCAGCACGACCGCCTGAGGACTGCACCGGTCGGCGTCCAGCCAGTCTCCCAGCACTTCCACGCCGGTCAGCGTCTGTCCGATCAGATCCCGCCAGGGCTCCGCGTCCGTGGCGATCAGTTTCGCCAGCGCGTCGCTGTTGTCGGCGCGCACGGAATGGTCGCTGACCGTCAGATGGTATTCCAAATTGTCGGTGTCGAGAAATATGCTTTTGGAATCCCAGTCGAATTCAATCTCCGCATCGTCAAAAACGAGATGGATCGCCTGCCGCGCGCCGCGTTTTTGGGGAAGATATTTATTGCCGCCGTCGGACGCGAGGACATATTCATTCACGCCGCGTAAACGCCGACCGATCACTCGCGTCAGGGGAGCGGCGATCAGTTTGTCGAACAAGTTGTCGTACTCGGAATTTGCCATGGATTTTGGAATCGCTCATTTCGACGCGGCGCGGAACTTCGCGCGTCAGATCGCCATTGTACCTTCGGATGCGGAGCGGGCGCCGGAACTTTTGACATGGGCCCGGAGAATGCTCCATATCACTGTTTTTCCTGGGAGAACTCAATGACCGATAAGCCAGAACTCAAAGTGACGATTGCGCACGATTATCTTTGCCCGTGGTGCTGGATTGGCGTCCTCCAGGCAAAGCGCCTTAAGGAAGAGTTTCCGCAGATCCGGCAGGAGTGGATCGGGTACGAACTGCTCCCCGAAGCGCTCGGACCGCTGCCGGACTTTACTCCCAAGCCAAAAGATCCCAACGAGCCTCCGGCTCCGCCCTCGCGCCTGGAGCTGCTGGCGGAGCTCGACGGCATTCCGATCCCGAAGGACCGCACGATCGGCGTTATCCGCACACATCATCCATTGCAGGGCGCCGAGTATATGAAACACAACGCGCCAAACTTATTTGACGCCTACAATGAAGCCGTGTACCGAGCGTTCTGGGAGCGCTCGGAAGATATCTCGGATCTTGGCGTTCTTGCCGCGATCGTCGAAGGAATTGGGATCGATCCCAAGGACTTTACGGAAAAGCTCGCCGCCAGGGCTTATTCGGATAAGATCGTCGAGTTTGACGACGACGCCTATGCGCGCGATGTCACCCACGTGCCCACGTTTATGTTCCGAGGCGAGCGCTGCGCCGAGGCGCCGTATGCGACGATTCGCGAGATGGCGCTTCGCTATTTGGCGTGGTACAACAAAGGGTAAACCTTTCACCCTCATCCTCCGTAAAAATTGACTGGCGACTCTTTCAAAAACAGAACGCGCTTTGCCTTGGAACGAGGTAAACTCTCATGGTCGAACCAAAACTGTACAATCAGTGGGTTTAATCCGAGTGCGATTTGTTTTTGAAAAAGTTTTTGTACGGAGGATTGTCTAGAATGAACAAACGATGGCCGAGTATCTCGGCCGTGTTGCTGTTGTCTTCGACGGCGGCGCTCACGCCGATGAGTGCGTTCGCCGCCGACGCTCTGGCCGACGCGCCCCGCGCGGCGGTGATGCTGCAAACGGATTTTCCGGTTTTTGGAGTTACCGGCCGGGTCTCCCCGAAGGCGATCGCCGCAAATCTCACCGCCGCCGGCGTCCCTGCCGATCTGCTGGACGCCAAGGCGCTGGCCGATTCCGGGCGACTGAACGCCAAGCGCTACGCCGTTGTGGTGCTCCCGTACGGAAATAACTTCCCGAAAGCCGCCTTTGCTAACTTGCAGGACTTCCACCACGCCGGCGGCAGCTTCGTGCTGACCGGTATTCCCTTCACGCATCCCATCCAGCGCGTCAAAGACAAAAAGGGGAATGAGTCCTGGTCCGACATGGGGCACAACCACGACGCCGCGCTGTTTGGTCCCGATGGGATCGGCGTCGGCGGGTTCACGGAGCCCTCCGAGCAGGACACAAGCCTTGCCGCGAGTGATCCGCTTGGGCTGAAGGTTTTGGGACGCACCTGGTCGGGTCGAACCCAGATGATGGACCCCAGCACTCTGCCGGCGGAAGATCAGGTGATTCCGATTCTTGTTCAAGGGACGCTGCCCGTCGCCGCCATGATCGTGCATAACGACGCCGCCTACAAAGGCGCGGTCGATGTCTGGACGACACACCCCGATACGGGCGACTTAGAGGCGTATGATACCGAGCAGATGATTACGCGCGGCGTTGTCGCGATCCTCGCGCAAAAGAACCTGCTGCCCGCCGATCGCGTGCAAACGGCCTTCGACAGCCTGACGAATATCCCGAAGCCCAAGCAGTACGCTAACTTGGAGCTGCCGACGCCTCCGCGCCCTTATGAGACGTTTCAGCCGCGCAGCAATCCGCCCGCCGAGCATCTCTACGTCGCTGATGTGCGCAAGATC from Capsulimonas corticalis harbors:
- a CDS encoding DUF642 domain-containing protein; protein product: MTKKMMAAIAVLGLTASLAGSANATNLVKNGGFEATSNGPGQMNHGITSADYWTTDGYNFIFTKDDADSPGVDGQYGHLDLKLWGPANGSANGLTASPTGGNYVGADGAYNVGAITQNITGLKAGHTYAVGFDWAAAQQYGYTGDTTDKWTVSLGGDSHTTSITALPSHDFSGWKHQTFNFTATSGSEVLSFLATGTPNGVPPFALLDGVTLTAVPEPSSLAAMFAGVFGLGVIIRRRSVAKKSAA
- a CDS encoding DsbA family oxidoreductase — its product is MTDKPELKVTIAHDYLCPWCWIGVLQAKRLKEEFPQIRQEWIGYELLPEALGPLPDFTPKPKDPNEPPAPPSRLELLAELDGIPIPKDRTIGVIRTHHPLQGAEYMKHNAPNLFDAYNEAVYRAFWERSEDISDLGVLAAIVEGIGIDPKDFTEKLAARAYSDKIVEFDDDAYARDVTHVPTFMFRGERCAEAPYATIREMALRYLAWYNKG